Below is a genomic region from Thalassophryne amazonica chromosome 3, fThaAma1.1, whole genome shotgun sequence.
TAACATTGCATTTAATAGAATTTATGAATTCTCATAGACGATGCAGTATTCATCTCATctgaggagcagagagaagaatatGTACAGAACGACTCTGGGTTGCTGTACATGGGGACAGCAATGAACCTTGTTTCCAGACCTTGGTCCTTTGATCGGTATGAAAATTTTATGTTTCggatttgtaaaataaaaaaaaagcatctaCATCCCTCCAGGGATCCCTGCACACCGCTTCCGTGGTGTGCATATATTTTAAGCAGGCAatgaaattacaaaaataatgaaACTTATCCCAGTGGCAAGTAATTTATAATAAAGAATACAAATAGTAAACAGTGTAAAAGTCTCATTCTTGTTCTTTTCCTTTAAAGTGAATAGTTTTGGGGGAACTAGCCCCAATCAATTTGTTAGTTATTacatcctattttttttttccttgtggaATTGTGAATCGGTCTCTAAACCTACAATGTAATCGCTTCAATTTAGAAAAGGTAAGACTTTCTTTCTTCAATATATTACATCATTTAGTACGGTTCATGCAGTTCTTTTCCTATGTACCAAAATAATATCAATGAGGTTGACTAAAAATGTTTGCTAAGACacaagtgaacacacacacacacacaacacaaaacagaaaaataaactcaACAAAAAATGTTGTTGGCGCAATGTCAATAccacttttatttatataacacattTACACCGCCAATGGCCTCCCAAAATGCTTTACAGTGAAATAGGCACAACAATAAAATAGTAAAAagcaataaaatcaataaaaaaacccacaacaataatacagtggaataaaacagataaaagaccCAATAAAAGTAGTTTTACTCAGCCAAAAGGCAAGGTGAACAAATGGGACTTGAGAAGCGTTTTAATACTGGAAAGGCTATTCACAGTCTGCACTGTGTTCCACAAAGTGGGAGCTGCAACCACAAAGGCTTGAGCTCCTCCAGTTTTTTAAGAAGGATCAAGGAACACCCAGAAGCAACTGAGTCACCGACCTATGGGCTCTGGAGAGCTGGTGCAATCGAATAAGGTCAGACAAGTATTCAGGGCCAGCCCATTCAGAgacttaaaaataaatgaaagagTATTAAAATCAATCCCGTACCTaaccagaagccagtgaagggaagagaGCACCAGAGTTATGTGCTCACGCTTCTTTGTTCCAGTTACGAGATGAGCTGCTGCATTCTGCACAAGCCGTAGGTGGTTAAGTTGTGACTGGTCAATGCCAACATAAAAGGCGTTACAATAATCTCAGCAAGGTGTAATAAAAGTATGAATCGCTTTTTCAAGATCTTTCTGGCTTAGATAAGATTTAACTGGATAGAAGCCTCATCTGAAAAAGGCTAGACTTGACCACTGAGCTAACTTGTTTATCTAATTTAAATGCACTATCAATAATcacaccaagattccttgcgttGGATCCTATGTAAGGTGCTAGTGGGCCTAGGGAGCTGGCAAGGACCTGAATCAGGTCAGGGCGACCGAACAGGAcatctgttttgttttcatttaattttaaaaagtttagGTCCATCCATGTTTTAATGTCACTCAGGCAGTTCAGCACAGCTTAAAGGGACTCTTTAGAAGGGGCCTTCAACGGCAAATATACCTGAATATCATCAACAAAGCAGTGAAAAGGAATGTCATGCTTCCTAAAAACTGATCCCAGGACCCATCCCATTGATCCCATTGaccctttttaaaaaaatctcgGAGTTGGTTAAGAACGACTTTCTCTAAAATCTTAGAAATAAAGGGAGTTTGGTATTGGCCTTAAATTAAACAACACCAAGGATATGAGTAAATGAAGAATTTAATTCATTAAATTCTTAAAATTTATGACAAAAAGTGTATAAATGTCTACTTCTTTGTCTGTGCCTGTATAGTATGAACCAGGTGTTTTGGAAGTCTGCCTGAATGTGCTCAACCTCAGCCCccagcacaaaaaaaacaaaaaactccctCAACCGAAGCAAACCTGTGTACATCAGCCGGATTGTTTCTGCTATGGTGAGTGAAAAGAGGTCCTGCAAAAACTGTTACCACACAACCATTATTTTCCTTAAAGTTTTTAAATTGCTATGCCAACACAAATTTTGTTGTTCCTCATAAAACATTGTGACTTGATCTGGAACACTGTGTTCCACAATTAAACACACACCCACTGCAAAATGACAGCCTCCAAATACCAAACTAATTACTGCATTCAATCTAAGCACcatcttgttttattgcctgttgagcTGAATGCAAAAAATGACAGCTGCATCTGTGCAGATTAATTGTGAAGACGACTGCGGCGTGCTGAAGGGGAATTGGACTGGCGATTTCAAGGAAGGAGTTCATCCCTCGATGTGGACAGGGAGTGGGGACATTTTGAAACAGTGGGCCCGGTCTGGTTACCGGCCAGTCAAGTACGGACAGTGCTGGGTGTTTGCAGCTGTCATGTGCACAGGTGACTAAAATACACACCTTCTAAACATTTAgatattaaacatttaattttaatcttcaatgataaaagagCATCAACATTCAAAGCGTGCATTGTCAAAGACATTTACGTCCTTTGTCTCGGTACCTGCTTATTTTTGCCATGATGTATTTATCAGATATGTTCAGCATGCAAACTTCTTTGTTTGACGTCTTTCAGTTCTGCAAGTTCTTGGCATTCCTTGTCGTGTCATCACCACCTTCaactctgctcacaacacccatgGCAACTTGGTGATTGAAGAGTACTACAGCAAGACAGGGCAGAAGCTGAACCTCAGTAAAGACAGCATATGGTCAGTCGCAACGTGCCGATCTATTTATATAGAGCAGCTAATTGttcttattttgtgttctgtattAATGCTGAGATGTTTGTTTTATAGTCGTTGTTTTGCTAAACGCTGCCTTGACAAGAAAAGTGTCTTATGGTTATTGTTATAATAATTGGCCAGGTTTGGAAAATTATTATCTACAGCATTGGCTCATTAATTGTTGAAATGTTAATAAAAAAACTTACTTTGTGATGTCTGACTTTGGCCCTCCTTAACAGGAACTTCCATGTCTGGGTGGAGTGCTGGATTCGACAGGATCTGGGATCCGGACTGGATGGATGGCAGGCTCTGGACCCGACCCCTCAACAGCGGAGTGGAGGTGTGTATTAAGTATTCTTATGCTGCGcttacacataacgatggcatcacgaatgccacgaagtatacgaggtctattagataagaaaccgacccttttattttttttttaactatatggatttgaatgacgtgcgattacaccaatcatgcttgaaccctcctgcgcatgcgtgagttttttcacgcgtcggtgacgtcatttccctgtgggcaggccttgagtgagatgtggtccagccctctcggctgaattcatttgtttcacacgctgctcgagacggcgcgtgttgctttatcaaaattttttctggacctgtgaggaatatccgagtggacactgttcgagaaatttagctggttttcggtgaaaagtttaacggctgatgagagattatggggtgtttctgtcgctgtaaggacttcccacggagcgggacgtcgcgcagcgcttccaggcgccatcatcggcctgtttcgacctgaaaacatcctaatttaaggcctaattcacccaggacgtcgtgagagaacagagaagattcagaagaggccggcatgaggactttatgcggacattccactgtttaaggacattttttaatgaaagacgtgcgcacaaacacagattcgccgagtcgtcacggaaacgactctgcgaatctgtgtcgccgcgacaggaaaaacacctccgtgttgaaaaccatttgtaaaattcaggcggcttttgatggctttcaacaagtgagtaactgagaaattgtttaacagcttgggcatgttccaacttgcccgttaaggtttccaacggaggtgtttttcctgtcgcgaccccccgcggtcgggtccggcccgacatgcgactctgcccgcacgttctttcattacaaaatgtccgttaacaatggaatgtccgaataaactcctcatgccgacttcttctgaaagttctctgttttctgacgacttactgggtaaacagagcctgaaatgtggaagttttcaacttgaaaacggcgagacgctgccgcctcgaagcgcagatcgccgtcaggcgccgtggaccgtccttaaagcgacactaccggaccaaaatctctcatcagccgttaaaatttttaccgaaaaccagctgaatttatcgaatggtgtccactcagttgtgccttacagttttgaaaaaattttgatcaaacaaagcagcagtctctaagccattcctaaacaatgaaaaaatcgatgagagggtgggccactcctcactcaaagactgcccacaggcgaatgacgtaaccggcaggcgtgaaaaaactctcgcatgcccacgagggttcaagcatgtctgatgtaatcacacgtgattcaaatccatatggtttttgaaaaaaataataaagtcggatacttttctaatagacctcatacatcCTTGGcggctgatcacgaatgtgaccaTTCGGGGCAGAAGCGTCAGGTgtactcaggaactgctgcaaccttttACCATGCATTCCGATTAATGACACGTGTTGCTGGAaagttatcaggaaccattacgcacggtcaagaataatgttccgcgttgttgcgtgcTGTTGTTTTTTGCATGTAACAGCACATTGTTACGTTCTTCTggatgaggcaaattgtctccacacacacccctgtATTCATTCTACCATCAgtttgaacaattcagattgctccagtttgctcctcaaaatgcacagcagaagaactttgtgactgcatgtttagttgggctctgtgccgtggagtggtgcagaaaggaggagaagacggagagagccagatgtgtggctccacacggcTCTTGTCTAGCTTgttttttcccaaacatcaggcacagcagcagcagcagcaggtggaacacctgcaggagtgcgctgaggagcattggaacaagacttttagccgacttggcatcactgtccttcttcagcatactacagcaatgaaactgaatgcggtgcagcggggtttaattgtgcgcatttcagagaagaacactgtcacgctgtattaaggatcaccactaatcaagacagatcaacatgctcagttgcgacctccatgacgtgaGACAAAataagggtggtgtgtgacattcgtgaaagattgtttgacagccaaaaacatgctccacgaatatcacgcaccaacatgtacTATTAAGAAaccagatgcattaagtcacgttaagaatgtcaggaatgtgccaagaatgacgcaaatatgacatttgtaacgcatcTTGCCTTAACACAACTGACCTAGACCCAACTAACTAATTCAACACATGAAAGACTGTGCGTTTTGCACCAAATGGCTGGGGTTTTCTTTTCCACCAACAGACCAAAGCCAAAGGGAAAATCATGGTTTTGTTTCAGATTGAAATTATTATgagcagagagaagaaagagTGAGAACATCTCCTGTTTGGGTGCGTGTGCTGGCCGAAGCGATCACCCGGAGCACTGCTCCACACATTAACATAATAATTCATGAAAAAACCTGGTGGAAATTATGAATAATAATTCAGGTTTTCCTGGGTCTGTCAACACAATTTAAAAACTGATATGTAGGTTGAAGTCTGCGCTTTGAACAAAAATTCTGAAAGCATTTGAAAGTGTGAGAAATTTGATGGGAGAATCGCTTAATTCGGCCATGTGACTTTTGACGCGTAGCCACGTCAAACGACTCCAGACGGTTAAAATGTTGCCCTGGGAATTATCAGAAACATGTTTTGACCCTTAACCTTGCTGGAATGGCCCTTTGTGGAACAGACTGTTGGACGTAAATTATTGTGGGACCCTAGGTTTGGGAGGGGGGGAGGTTAGTCAGTTGTGCACTACAGGAAAATATCTTATCAGTTATGTAAACTTTCTTGTCAAATGCCACAACTCATATATTTGACCTCACTTTCTGCTGTCATTCATCCTTTGTTTTCCCACAGGAGTGTACCGTTGCGGCCCCGCCCCGGTAAACACAGTCAAAAACCGGCGTTTAATGCCGTGGTATGATGTCCCGTTTGTCTATGCCGAGGTGAATGCTGACGTCCACACTGTCATAGTGAGAAATGGTCAGGTCATCAGCCACACAAAAGACACAGAAAGAGTCGGATCCCTCATCTGTACCAAAGCTATTGGCTGCCCGCGAATCCAGAACATCACAGGAGACTACAAATACCTCAAAGGTACAATGGAGACATTCAGTGAAGTGCACAAAAGgtctattttttttaagattcctaAGAGGGTTTTTCTAACATTTTCTTTGAATTTCTTTCAATGCACATCAAAATTCAACACTTTCATCAAACAGTTCCGCAATGACAGATGACTCAACATTAAGGAGAGGTAATGAGTGATTTGTCACGGGACCTGTTTAAATGTGTACAATTTGTAATCCTCATGGGTGTCTTTGTCTTCATTCTTTGTCTTCTAACAATGTGTCAGCTGCCCTGGTTTTGGAAAAAGCTCCTGTTTCCGGTGAGCCAATCCGCTTCCTAGTGCAATTTATCAATAGGCAGAGTGCTGCTAAGGTGGTAAAGGTGCACATCAACGCCCAGGCCAAGGAGTACAGCCACAGTCCATCAGACACTTTCTGGGAAACTCAGGGCTTCGTGGAACTGGG
It encodes:
- the tgm5l gene encoding LOW QUALITY PROTEIN: transglutaminase 5, like (The sequence of the model RefSeq protein was modified relative to this genomic sequence to represent the inferred CDS: inserted 2 bases in 1 codon; substituted 1 base at 1 genomic stop codon) produces the protein MEGLNIQNVDLHNSENLERHRTAGFSSSDTLVVRRGAPFRVSVHLAGRPFNPNTDSMRIKVMLGRLYVIMPVTFKNQASSSAWKAYFDSEDLNLQTPSIFISSPASASVGCHRFQLCAHSQSSQLSHVFGMFILLCNPWCKDDAVFISSEEQREEYVQNDSGLLYMGTAMNLVSRPWSFDQYEPGVLEVCLNVLNLSPQHKKNKKLXLNRSKPVYISRIVSAMINCEDDCGVLKGNWTGDFKEGVHPSMWTGSGDILKQWARSGYRPVKYGQCWVFAAVMCTVLQVLGIPCRVITTFNSAHNTHGNLVIEEYYSKTGQKLNLSKDSIWNFHVWVECWIRQDLGSGLDGWQALDPTPQQRSGGVYRCGPAPVNTVKNRRLMPWYDVPFVYAEVNADVHTVIVRNGQVISHTKDTERVGSLICTKAIGCPRIQNITGDYKYLKDQNSTLSSNSSAMTDDSTLRRAALVLEKAPVSGEPIRFLVQFINRQSAAKVVKVHINAQAKEYSHSPSDTFWETQGFVELGPMEAKVLHYQILPSQYEDVVGDDLVNLAVVLEDKNSHEQVLAAEEFNIASPELIIQITDDEDSIVTRKENSALVTFTNPFSQPVSGVLTVSGAGLMQGKIHFRMLPLQSGGTVNQCITFIPNMVGTKMLQASLKIXNINSVIRGFKMVSVKSS